Proteins encoded by one window of Aphidius gifuensis isolate YNYX2018 linkage group LG2, ASM1490517v1, whole genome shotgun sequence:
- the LOC122850420 gene encoding uncharacterized protein LOC122850420 → MKEGHFHSSSSNILTIAKMIKEIKEAAKSPGTPQVIYDRIVPINRDAARFIALQRAAYIITQERKSYWITPDKETLESLATKLKEHHQFRDYFQELLFPATNQEGTILVFGDKNVIQRINNAKAFYIDADCCQINVARMIMPKEDDNILKFKNHRYKELVPFVIYADLECILKSIDKTESNEHIPHSAAYSFLPSSIDKLSSDLSNDQKIITRSECNNGFFDLLCRKGVFPYEFIDSWEKLDEKALPSKKEFFSKLNNSDISNADYEHAKNIWEKFEIKTLGEYPNLYLKTDVLLLTDIFENFRLSCLLTYSLDALHYFTAPGLAFDAMLKYTGVKLELLTDPAMHLFIEKGIQGGVAQCMNRYAKANNRYMDNLNIDVTKISDEAEIGYILEVDLEYLKNLHHYHKNLPLCPELNLGLGMKLNKIYRVLKFQQSPWLKKYIDLNTGMRQQATTDFGKNFFKLMNNSVYGKTMQNVRKEKDVKLVTKWEGRYGAKSLIAKPNFHSCSIYKDDLQLLKCEELK, encoded by the exons atgaaGGAAGGACATTTTCACTCTTCatcttcaaatattttaacaattgcgAAAATGATTAAGGAAATAAAAGAAGCAGCGAAATCGCCTGGAACACCTCAGGTCATTTATGATAGAATAGTTCCAAT cAACCGTGATGCTGCTCGCTTTATTGCATTACAAAGAGCTGCTTATATTATAACTCAAGAAAGAAAGAGTTATTGGATAACTCCTGATAAAGAAACTTTAGAAAGTTTAGCAACAAAACTGAAAGAACATCATCAATTCAGAGACTATTTTCAAGAACTACTTTTTCCTGCGACAAATCAAGAAGGAACTATCCTTGTATTTGGCGATAAGAATGTGATTCAACGAATAAATAATGCAAAAGCATTCTATATAGATG CTGATTGTTGTCAAATTAATGTAGCACGAATGATTATGCCAAAAGaagatgataatatattaaaatttaaaaatcatcggTACAAAGAACTCGTACCTTTTGTCATTTATGCTGATTTAGAATGCATTCTCAagtcaattgataaaacagAGTCTAACGAGCATATTCCACACAGTGCTGCATATTC ATTTTTGCCAAGCAGTATTGATAAACTCTCATCTGATTTGAGTaatgatcaaaaaattataacacgcAGTGAATGTAACAATGGATTCTTTGATTTATTGTGCAGGAAAGGTGTATTTCcatatgaatttattgacTCATGggaaaaattagatgaaaaagcTCTTCcatcaaaaaaagaatttttctcaaaattgaataattctgATATATCAAATGCAGACTATGAACATGCCAAAAATATTtgggaaaaatttgaaataaagaCATTGGGAGAATatccaaatttatatttgaaaactgATGTTCTTTTGTTgactgatatttttgaaaattttcgtttGAGCTGTTTATTAACATACAGCCTAGACGCACTTCATTATTTTACTGCACCAGGTCTAGCATTTGAtgcaatgttaaaatatacaGGAGTGAAACTTGAACTTTTGACAGACCCAGCAATGCATCTTTTCATTGAGAAAGGAATTCAAGGTGGTGTTGCACAATGCATGAATCGATACGCAAAAGCCAACAATCGGTATATGG acaatttaaatattgatgtgACAAAGATATCTGATGAAGCTGAAATTGGATATATCTTAGAGGTTGATTtagaatatttgaaaaatttgcaTCATTATCACAAAAATTTACCATTATGTCCAGAACTAAATTTGGGGCTTGGCAtgaagttaaataaaatttatcgagtattaaaatttcaacaaagcCCATggctgaaaaaatatatagatctTAATACTGGTATGCGTCAGCAAGCAACTACTGattttggtaaaaattttttcaaattaatgaacaacagTGTATATGGAAAAACAATGCAAAATGTGAGAAAGGAAAAAGATGTGAAATTGGTGACAAAATGGGAAGGTCGCTATGGAGCAAAATCACTGATAGCGAAACCAAATTTTCACAGTTGTTCAATTTACAAAGATGACTTGCAATTATTGAAATGTGAAGAGTTAAAATAG